A region of Granulicella aggregans DNA encodes the following proteins:
- a CDS encoding Asd/ArgC dimerization domain-containing protein, with protein MSIKIYRIAIVGAASLAGKELGDALSDSSFAASSFTLLDEDRATGQIASAGDEISFIQPIDANSFDAMDFVFFSGEAEVASKYCKTARKAGAGTIDMTFALEEEPGVFVRSPWVAAAQAHDAAAELDLETTAVVPAHPAATILALITARASQKFQVTSLSATVLEPASQYGRAAMDELHQQTVSLLSFQKLPRDLYDAQVAFNLLQTMGEEAKIRLAATQSRIQAHFNTLMGGAPPLALQLIHAPVFHGYVVSIFIELAEPTTTEAFELSLVGEHIDLLSRESEPPSNLSATGQEEIMVTVEAADASKAENTRFKLLVAADNLKLAAIHAIACARELAQMRPLGKVQ; from the coding sequence ATGAGTATCAAAATCTATCGCATCGCGATTGTAGGAGCCGCGTCTCTTGCCGGTAAGGAGCTGGGCGACGCGCTCAGCGATTCAAGCTTCGCCGCCTCCAGCTTCACCCTGCTCGACGAAGACCGGGCTACCGGGCAGATCGCTTCGGCTGGCGACGAGATCTCCTTCATCCAGCCCATCGACGCAAACTCCTTCGACGCGATGGACTTCGTCTTCTTTTCCGGAGAGGCCGAGGTCGCCTCAAAGTATTGCAAGACCGCTCGCAAGGCCGGAGCAGGTACCATCGATATGACCTTCGCGCTTGAAGAGGAGCCGGGCGTCTTCGTGCGTTCTCCATGGGTAGCGGCCGCGCAGGCGCACGATGCAGCCGCCGAACTCGACCTCGAGACAACGGCGGTAGTTCCCGCGCATCCAGCCGCGACCATCCTCGCTCTCATCACCGCCCGCGCCTCGCAGAAGTTTCAGGTGACGAGCCTTTCAGCGACCGTACTTGAGCCGGCATCGCAGTATGGCCGTGCCGCAATGGACGAGCTCCATCAGCAGACCGTGAGCCTGCTCTCCTTTCAGAAGCTGCCGCGAGACCTCTACGACGCGCAGGTAGCCTTCAACCTGTTGCAGACCATGGGCGAGGAGGCGAAGATTCGCCTTGCCGCAACGCAGTCGCGCATCCAGGCTCACTTCAACACGCTCATGGGGGGCGCTCCACCGCTGGCTCTGCAGCTCATCCATGCTCCCGTCTTCCATGGTTACGTCGTCTCCATCTTTATCGAGCTCGCCGAACCCACAACGACCGAGGCCTTCGAGCTGAGCCTCGTCGGCGAGCACATCGATCTGCTCTCCAGGGAGTCCGAGCCGCCCAGCAACCTTAGCGCGACCGGCCAGGAAGAGATCATGGTGACGGTCGAAGCGGCCGACGCGAGCAAGGCGGAGAACACTCGCTTCAAGCTGCTGGTCGCAGCAGACAATCTCAAGCTCGCCGCGATTCATGCCATCGCCTGCGCCCGCGAACTGGCGCAGATGCGACCGCTCGGCAAAGTACAGTAG
- a CDS encoding MFS transporter — protein sequence MPVETTPHAAPETRSLIGGSTNLRWTVCGLLFLATTINYMDRSVLPLVVPLLHNLPFMGWDFTRDASHQTVFNDNYGHIIICFQIAYGIGLLFAGGLIDKLGTKLGYAIAIGVWACASMGHAFVFSVAGFCIARFLLGIGESGNFPAAIKATTEWFPSEERAFATGIFNSGANASFFIAPPLVAFVTAKWGWHAAFLTTGSMGLIWLVIWLIFPYNRLRRGATETQPDLDLSPQIKTPYSKLFGQRGLYAFSIAKACTDPVWWFYLFYLPKFLNENYGLDLAQAKVPIIVVYACSSVGSIGGGWLSGARIKNGHSVNHGRKFALLLCAICVLPVLAIPQLGHMFPTNAWPAIAVFSLAAAAHQGWSCNLYSTVSDMFPSTSVSSVIGIGGAAGSAGGAIFTFLVSKFFSLHPLPIFIMAGLAYVAALAIFQWLVPRLGEKKQPSAATI from the coding sequence ATGCCGGTCGAGACCACGCCGCACGCCGCACCCGAGACGCGTTCCCTCATCGGCGGCAGCACAAACCTGCGATGGACCGTCTGCGGCTTACTCTTCCTCGCTACGACCATCAACTACATGGACCGGTCGGTGCTACCGCTGGTTGTGCCGTTGCTGCACAATCTCCCTTTCATGGGTTGGGACTTCACACGAGACGCCTCCCACCAGACCGTATTCAACGACAACTACGGCCACATCATCATCTGCTTCCAGATCGCGTACGGCATCGGCCTGCTCTTCGCCGGAGGCCTGATCGACAAGCTCGGCACCAAGCTTGGCTACGCCATCGCCATCGGCGTCTGGGCCTGCGCGTCGATGGGTCACGCCTTCGTCTTCTCCGTCGCGGGATTCTGCATCGCGCGGTTTCTGCTCGGTATCGGCGAATCCGGCAACTTCCCCGCCGCCATCAAGGCCACCACCGAGTGGTTCCCTTCCGAAGAACGCGCCTTTGCCACCGGCATCTTCAACTCCGGCGCAAACGCCTCATTCTTCATCGCTCCGCCGCTGGTCGCCTTTGTCACCGCCAAGTGGGGATGGCACGCGGCATTCCTGACGACCGGCTCAATGGGTCTGATCTGGCTGGTCATCTGGCTGATCTTTCCCTATAACCGTCTCCGTCGCGGCGCGACCGAGACCCAGCCAGATCTGGATCTCTCGCCGCAGATCAAGACACCGTACAGCAAGCTCTTCGGTCAGCGCGGACTTTACGCCTTCTCCATCGCCAAGGCCTGCACTGACCCGGTCTGGTGGTTCTATCTCTTCTACCTGCCGAAGTTCCTTAATGAGAACTACGGCCTCGATCTCGCGCAAGCGAAGGTTCCAATCATCGTCGTCTATGCGTGTTCGAGCGTAGGCTCAATCGGCGGCGGATGGCTCTCCGGTGCGCGCATTAAGAATGGCCACTCGGTAAACCACGGTCGCAAGTTTGCCCTGTTGCTTTGCGCGATCTGCGTACTTCCAGTGCTGGCGATTCCGCAGCTTGGGCATATGTTCCCGACAAACGCATGGCCCGCGATTGCGGTCTTCTCGCTCGCAGCTGCAGCGCACCAGGGCTGGTCGTGCAACCTCTATTCGACTGTCTCGGACATGTTTCCATCGACCTCCGTCAGCAGCGTCATCGGTATCGGCGGGGCCGCTGGCTCGGCCGGAGGAGCGATCTTCACCTTCCTGGTCAGCAAGTTCTTCTCTCTCCATCCACTGCCCATCTTCATCATGGCCGGCCTCGCCTACGTCGCGGCGCTTGCCATCTTTCAGTGGCTGGTTCCACGGCTGGGCGAGAAGAAGCAGCCCTCCGCCGCAACAATTTAG
- the mce gene encoding methylmalonyl-CoA epimerase, with protein MPALACQGKVTGKATGPTRGIIALVIATADKHALFPEELRSGRLSGQDSPLCLDHIGIAVRSIEAALGFYQVLGLQIGAIEEIAHEGVRVAMLQLGSTRLELLEPLSSESVIGRFLERRGEGLHHTAIRVDDIDGKFEQCRNSGIGLASDSIRTGAGGHRYFFVHPSSAAGVLVEIVADAQGCA; from the coding sequence TTGCCCGCACTCGCATGTCAAGGCAAGGTGACTGGAAAGGCCACGGGGCCGACACGCGGTATCATCGCTCTCGTGATCGCAACTGCAGACAAGCATGCGCTGTTCCCCGAAGAGCTTCGATCCGGCCGGTTAAGCGGCCAGGATTCACCGCTTTGCCTGGACCACATCGGGATCGCGGTACGCAGTATCGAAGCGGCACTGGGCTTTTATCAGGTTTTGGGACTACAGATAGGCGCAATCGAGGAGATCGCGCACGAAGGCGTGCGTGTAGCCATGCTTCAGTTAGGTTCGACGCGGCTTGAGTTGCTTGAACCGCTTTCCTCGGAATCCGTCATTGGCCGGTTCCTCGAACGGCGTGGCGAAGGCCTCCATCACACCGCGATCCGGGTAGACGATATAGACGGGAAGTTCGAGCAGTGCAGGAATTCTGGCATAGGGCTGGCGAGCGACTCGATCCGTACCGGAGCCGGTGGCCATCGATACTTCTTTGTCCATCCTTCCAGTGCTGCTGGCGTGCTGGTGGAGATCGTCGCCGATGCACAGGGTTGCGCATAG
- a CDS encoding phosphatidylserine decarboxylase family protein: MVKDGYFYALGFGVVAAILWHFTGSIALTAIPVILVLFFLWFFRDPTRTIPQGADLIVSPGDGVVTESNWVETKSGSRLRISIFLSVFDVHVNRSPISGTVTVCEYRKGEFLNAMNKDSAMLNEQTLIVIDNGVYEVSFKQIAGLLARRIVCNLKVGDKVERGERMGLIKFGSRVDVLMPADVDLRVSKGDRVVGGSTVLAVLPADAEAYGTVAQAVGA, from the coding sequence ATGGTCAAGGACGGCTACTTTTACGCGCTGGGTTTTGGGGTCGTCGCTGCGATTCTCTGGCACTTCACCGGCTCCATCGCTCTCACCGCAATCCCGGTCATTCTCGTGCTCTTCTTCCTCTGGTTCTTCCGTGACCCCACCCGTACCATTCCCCAGGGAGCTGACCTGATCGTCTCCCCCGGAGATGGCGTGGTCACAGAGTCCAACTGGGTCGAGACCAAGAGCGGAAGCCGTCTCCGCATCAGCATCTTCCTCAGCGTCTTCGATGTTCACGTCAACCGCTCTCCCATCAGCGGCACGGTCACCGTCTGCGAGTACCGCAAGGGCGAGTTCCTCAACGCGATGAACAAAGACTCCGCGATGTTGAATGAACAGACCTTGATCGTCATCGACAACGGTGTCTACGAGGTGAGCTTCAAGCAGATCGCTGGTCTGCTCGCCCGCCGCATCGTCTGCAACCTGAAGGTGGGCGACAAGGTAGAACGCGGAGAGCGCATGGGACTGATCAAGTTCGGCTCTCGCGTCGACGTCCTCATGCCCGCCGACGTGGATCTTCGCGTCAGCAAAGGTGACCGTGTCGTTGGCGGATCGACCGTGCTCGCAGTCCTGCCCGCAGACGCAGAGGCCTACGGAACCGTGGCCCAGGCAGTAGGAGCTTAA
- a CDS encoding winged helix-turn-helix domain-containing protein: protein MLIETSEKLKIVPQMANGIQSWRFGVYQVDLQNAELRRSGIPLKIREQCFRILVYLLEHAGELVTRDELRRQLWPADTFVDFEHSMNAAMMKLRETLGDSVDAPMYIETVPKRGYRFIAPVTHPATSPSQLDSESSSEDTSRTGATPASAAVPDSAKAAIEECLWIAVRPFKWSGPDPSLAGYADGATEDILTGLSRFSYLRVVAASAHAHHGKSADAEHSGPRYILEGSLRQAGPRLRLSAQLVDRETGAHLWAATYDRDFTPHAEFDLLDDIVPQIVSTIADSYGVLPRNMGETLRSVDPARLTPYEAVLRCFAYFQRLSAEEHLPVRMALERAVEHAPAYADAWAMLSLIYKEEFTHGFNLGPDPLDRALAAARRAVELAPSNHLAHHALAASEFFRKEFQRFRLSAARALELNPMDGFTLAYLGFLIAYAGDWKRGGVLSASARRLNPHHPGWYWFVPGMDAYRNGEYRAALEFADRTNMPEYWRTSLLIAAARGQMGDKPAAERALNMLLVRRPDFARAPHQELAVWWQPDLVEQLMVGLKKAGLEE from the coding sequence ATGCTGATCGAAACGAGTGAGAAGCTGAAGATCGTGCCACAGATGGCCAACGGGATACAGAGCTGGCGATTTGGTGTCTACCAGGTCGACCTGCAGAACGCTGAACTGCGACGGAGCGGCATCCCACTCAAGATCAGGGAGCAATGCTTCCGCATCCTCGTTTACCTGCTCGAGCACGCGGGCGAACTGGTCACCCGTGATGAACTCCGCCGCCAGTTATGGCCCGCAGACACCTTCGTCGACTTCGAACACAGCATGAACGCCGCGATGATGAAGCTGCGCGAGACGCTCGGCGATTCAGTCGATGCTCCGATGTACATCGAAACCGTTCCCAAGCGCGGATATCGCTTCATCGCGCCTGTCACGCATCCGGCAACGTCTCCCTCACAGCTCGATAGCGAAAGTTCTTCTGAAGACACTTCCAGGACCGGCGCAACCCCGGCGAGCGCAGCCGTTCCGGACTCCGCCAAGGCTGCGATCGAAGAGTGTCTCTGGATAGCGGTGCGGCCCTTCAAGTGGAGCGGCCCCGATCCGAGTCTGGCCGGCTACGCCGACGGAGCGACCGAAGACATTCTCACCGGACTCTCTCGCTTCTCTTATCTGCGTGTAGTGGCCGCGTCTGCGCACGCCCACCACGGAAAGTCGGCGGACGCTGAGCATTCTGGCCCGCGCTACATCCTCGAAGGGAGCCTTCGCCAAGCTGGCCCAAGGCTTCGCCTCTCCGCACAGCTTGTCGATCGCGAGACCGGAGCGCACCTCTGGGCGGCGACTTACGACCGCGACTTCACGCCGCATGCGGAGTTCGATCTGCTCGACGACATCGTGCCGCAGATCGTCTCCACCATCGCGGACTCCTACGGCGTGCTTCCGCGCAACATGGGCGAGACCCTGCGTAGCGTCGATCCTGCACGCCTGACTCCGTATGAGGCTGTCCTGCGATGCTTCGCCTACTTTCAGCGCCTCAGCGCGGAGGAGCATCTTCCCGTGCGCATGGCGCTCGAGCGGGCTGTGGAGCATGCGCCCGCATACGCCGACGCATGGGCGATGCTCTCGCTCATCTATAAGGAAGAGTTCACGCACGGCTTCAACCTCGGGCCTGACCCGTTGGATCGAGCACTCGCCGCTGCGCGGCGGGCTGTCGAACTTGCGCCTTCGAACCATCTTGCGCATCACGCTCTGGCAGCCTCGGAGTTTTTCCGTAAGGAGTTTCAACGCTTCCGTCTCTCGGCAGCGCGAGCTCTGGAGCTGAATCCGATGGATGGCTTCACGCTCGCCTATCTCGGCTTCTTGATCGCATACGCAGGCGATTGGAAACGTGGCGGCGTGCTCTCCGCAAGTGCCCGCCGGCTGAATCCTCACCATCCCGGCTGGTACTGGTTCGTTCCCGGAATGGACGCGTATCGCAACGGCGAGTACCGCGCCGCGCTCGAGTTCGCCGACCGCACCAATATGCCCGAATACTGGCGCACCAGCCTTCTTATCGCCGCTGCGCGTGGACAGATGGGCGACAAGCCTGCTGCGGAACGTGCGCTGAACATGCTCTTAGTCCGGCGCCCGGACTTCGCCAGGGCACCGCATCAAGAGCTGGCGGTCTGGTGGCAGCCTGACCTGGTCGAACAGTTAATGGTCGGGCTGAAGAAGGCCGGGCTCGAAGAGTAA
- the hydA gene encoding dihydropyrimidinase yields the protein MIRMCLLIRNGEIVTSKERYFADIYIEDETISAIGRHIEVLPGTKIIDATGKYIFPGFIDPHVHIHLPFMGTFAKDDYKTASTAALVGGTTTLIEMCCPSRNEDAMEGYNTWKRKAAGLSACDYAFHMAVTRYDEKTEAQLREIVADGTTSFKIFLSYKNFFGVDDGEMYQTLKLAHELGVIVTAHCENAELVSRLQQELIAAGKTGAEWHEPSRPETVEAEGTIRFATFLETTGATGYVVHLSCGPALRAALDAKARGVKISVESVLPHFLLDKTYAAREGVEGLKYVMSPPLRDQRNQATLWQALEDGGIDTVGTDHCPFDLEQKLLGKDNFTLIPNGIPGLEDRVNLMYTYGVSRGTLSLNRFVDALSTKAAKLFGLYPRKGEIAVGSDADLVIYDPAYRSTISVKTQHMNCDYSGFEGVEIDGRPDVVTVRGKVQVKDGSFVGEYGRGELLRRKPLLTA from the coding sequence ATGATTCGAATGTGTCTGCTGATTCGCAACGGAGAGATTGTAACCAGCAAAGAGCGTTATTTTGCCGACATCTACATAGAAGACGAGACCATCTCGGCGATCGGCAGGCACATTGAAGTGCTCCCCGGAACCAAGATCATCGACGCCACCGGCAAGTACATCTTCCCTGGCTTCATCGATCCCCACGTTCACATCCATCTGCCCTTCATGGGCACCTTCGCGAAGGACGACTACAAGACTGCCAGCACTGCGGCTCTTGTAGGCGGCACCACCACACTCATCGAGATGTGTTGTCCCTCGCGCAACGAAGACGCCATGGAGGGCTACAACACTTGGAAGCGCAAGGCCGCCGGCCTGAGCGCCTGCGACTACGCCTTCCACATGGCTGTGACGCGCTACGACGAGAAGACCGAGGCGCAGCTCCGCGAGATCGTCGCCGATGGCACGACTTCCTTCAAGATATTTTTGAGTTACAAGAACTTCTTCGGCGTCGATGACGGCGAGATGTACCAGACGCTCAAACTGGCTCACGAACTCGGTGTCATCGTCACCGCACACTGCGAGAACGCGGAGCTGGTAAGCCGCCTGCAGCAGGAGTTGATCGCCGCCGGGAAGACCGGCGCGGAGTGGCATGAACCCAGCCGTCCGGAGACCGTTGAAGCCGAAGGGACGATCCGCTTCGCTACTTTCCTTGAGACCACCGGAGCCACCGGCTATGTCGTGCATCTCTCCTGCGGGCCTGCGTTGAGGGCGGCACTTGATGCCAAAGCTCGCGGCGTGAAGATTAGCGTGGAATCGGTGCTGCCGCACTTTCTGCTCGATAAGACCTATGCCGCGCGCGAGGGCGTTGAGGGGCTGAAGTACGTCATGTCGCCGCCGCTGCGCGACCAGCGCAACCAGGCAACGTTGTGGCAGGCGCTCGAAGACGGCGGCATCGATACCGTGGGCACAGACCATTGTCCCTTCGACCTAGAGCAAAAGCTGCTGGGCAAAGATAACTTCACCCTCATCCCAAACGGCATCCCCGGCCTCGAAGACCGCGTGAACCTGATGTACACGTACGGCGTCAGCCGAGGCACTCTGAGCCTGAACCGCTTCGTCGATGCGCTGAGCACGAAGGCCGCAAAGCTCTTCGGCCTTTATCCGCGCAAGGGAGAGATCGCGGTGGGCAGTGACGCGGACCTCGTGATCTACGATCCTGCCTATCGCAGCACGATCTCCGTGAAGACGCAGCACATGAACTGCGACTACAGCGGCTTCGAGGGCGTCGAGATCGATGGCCGTCCGGATGTGGTCACGGTGCGCGGCAAGGTGCAGGTGAAGGACGGCAGCTTTGTTGGTGAGTATGGGCGCGGGGAACTGCTGCGCCGGAAGCCACTGCTTACAGCTTAG
- the tsaB gene encoding tRNA (adenosine(37)-N6)-threonylcarbamoyltransferase complex dimerization subunit type 1 TsaB produces the protein MKFLLINTCGVEGSFAFADTTQSKIVSLVTMPGRSASERLVAELRLALTTAEWKVADVEAIAVVTGPGSFTGVRVGLSVAKGLSEATGAPLIAISRLELLASVASQSAKPHPHSVCTLLDAGRGEFYCGQYRDGEPLAESLLSPDGALAAARDADLVVLCEDAVERTFAGTLVTTRIPEPDAGDALPIAVRRFQKGAIADSATVDANYLRRTDAEIFSSPPRPAAG, from the coding sequence ATGAAGTTTCTTCTGATCAATACCTGTGGCGTAGAGGGCAGCTTTGCCTTTGCGGACACCACGCAGTCCAAAATCGTAAGCCTGGTGACGATGCCCGGCCGATCAGCCTCTGAGAGGCTGGTGGCGGAGCTGCGACTTGCGCTCACAACGGCGGAGTGGAAGGTGGCCGATGTGGAGGCCATCGCCGTTGTGACCGGTCCCGGATCTTTCACGGGAGTCCGCGTTGGTCTCAGCGTCGCCAAGGGGCTCAGCGAGGCGACCGGCGCTCCCTTGATCGCGATCTCGCGATTGGAGCTGCTAGCTTCTGTAGCGAGCCAGAGCGCAAAGCCACATCCGCATTCCGTGTGTACGTTGCTCGATGCCGGACGCGGCGAGTTTTACTGCGGCCAATACCGCGATGGGGAACCTCTCGCCGAGTCGCTGCTCTCGCCCGACGGCGCGCTTGCTGCCGCTCGTGATGCGGACCTTGTCGTTCTTTGCGAAGATGCGGTTGAGCGGACGTTCGCAGGAACACTGGTTACGACACGGATACCCGAACCTGACGCAGGAGACGCTCTGCCGATTGCGGTTCGGCGTTTCCAAAAGGGCGCGATCGCGGACTCGGCCACCGTCGACGCGAACTATCTCCGTCGCACCGACGCCGAAATCTTCTCCTCACCGCCCCGGCCAGCGGCAGGATGA
- a CDS encoding GNAT family N-acetyltransferase, with protein sequence MPYEVSIRLAGLEDMDAIVLLDRTLDTLPHWPAAEYRTAIAGPGASPLRCVFVAEFGCRIVGLAVGRVDHIAGERSGELESVGVALAAQRQGVGRELCSNVISWCRSQGASHLDLEVRSQSAGAVALYEGLGFVTEGKRRNYYRDPADDAILMRLDLKPGQADPAAQAGPPA encoded by the coding sequence ATGCCCTATGAAGTCAGCATCCGCTTGGCAGGTCTTGAGGACATGGACGCGATCGTCCTGCTCGATCGCACCCTCGACACGCTGCCACACTGGCCTGCCGCCGAATATCGTACCGCTATCGCGGGGCCCGGGGCGTCACCGCTCCGGTGTGTCTTTGTCGCCGAATTTGGATGCCGGATCGTCGGTCTTGCGGTTGGAAGAGTGGATCACATCGCCGGGGAGCGCTCCGGAGAGCTCGAATCCGTCGGCGTCGCCTTGGCAGCGCAGCGGCAGGGAGTCGGCCGGGAGCTTTGCAGCAACGTCATCAGCTGGTGCCGGTCGCAGGGCGCGTCGCATCTCGATCTAGAAGTGCGGAGCCAAAGCGCGGGAGCGGTCGCCCTCTACGAGGGACTCGGATTCGTTACCGAGGGAAAGCGCCGCAACTACTACCGCGATCCGGCAGACGATGCCATCCTGATGCGTCTCGACTTGAAACCGGGTCAGGCAGATCCCGCCGCGCAAGCCGGACCACCGGCCTAA
- the pssA gene encoding CDP-diacylglycerol--serine O-phosphatidyltransferase has product MYVLPSLFTAGNIAAGYYAITQSVQGSVADPNYFDRAALAIGFAVLFDGLDGRIARMTNTTSDFGKELDSLADVITFGVAPSLLAYIWGFRMLPLLAYPMLRERILHIGVFVCFLFLICGASRLARFNVTINPQPRNPGRPGRKYFVGMPIPAGAGVLAAVVHFFHGSPIVDARMSILWLALIAGTGFLMVSSWRFWSGKEINLGDRHPVRQLLMLAILVAVLVMESEWALIIIALGYLVSGVLARLAYSWSRERRRSAQGGSA; this is encoded by the coding sequence ATGTATGTGCTGCCTTCGCTGTTCACCGCGGGCAACATTGCCGCTGGGTATTATGCGATTACGCAGAGCGTGCAGGGCAGCGTTGCCGACCCGAACTACTTCGATCGGGCCGCGCTGGCGATCGGGTTTGCCGTGCTCTTCGATGGGCTGGACGGCCGTATCGCGCGAATGACGAATACGACGAGCGATTTTGGCAAGGAGCTGGACTCGCTGGCCGACGTGATCACCTTTGGGGTCGCACCCAGCCTGCTCGCCTACATATGGGGCTTCAGGATGTTGCCGCTGCTGGCTTATCCCATGCTTCGCGAGCGCATCCTTCACATCGGCGTCTTCGTCTGCTTCCTGTTCCTCATCTGCGGAGCAAGCCGGCTGGCGCGATTCAATGTGACCATTAATCCTCAGCCGCGGAATCCCGGACGGCCGGGCCGCAAGTACTTCGTCGGTATGCCGATCCCGGCAGGTGCCGGAGTGCTCGCGGCGGTGGTTCATTTCTTCCACGGCTCGCCCATCGTCGACGCGCGCATGTCGATTCTCTGGCTCGCATTGATCGCGGGCACGGGATTCCTGATGGTCAGCAGTTGGCGGTTCTGGAGTGGCAAGGAGATCAATCTCGGCGACCGGCATCCGGTGCGCCAGTTGCTCATGCTGGCCATTCTGGTGGCCGTGCTGGTGATGGAGTCGGAGTGGGCCCTGATCATCATCGCGCTGGGTTATCTTGTCTCGGGCGTGCTGGCGCGTCTGGCTTATTCATGGAGCAGGGAACGCCGCCGGTCGGCACAGGGTGGCAGCGCTTAG
- a CDS encoding tetratricopeptide repeat protein, with protein MTTDIALKSGRRQLMMRDGAAFLILTAFTGILFAVTLFLFRSFSSHRDDLAEEAGNAGKAALAQHRPHDAIASLREALSYAPNDRENQLLLAQALGEDGHIEEANNYFLNLREAEPGDGFINLQLARLARQRRQKQEAVDFYRASIFGDWKGEGDVHRRAVRLELADYLIDQKDMQEAQSELTIVASNARSMADAGLDLTLGDAFLRVSDSSNALKLYQKAMTDDPRDPLAYEKAGRVAYRQGDYAHARDWLEHGLRESAGNPGSAADPEGDTATLLKNSERLLALSPSLAASRADRVGRELHNRTLAKQRLDACIKQDVSTEQIPAAMQALVARWTATTRTSTRDALLRDATNEDELNSLIDDTEILTAQICGPPLGDDAMLLILARRGVHR; from the coding sequence ATGACGACAGATATAGCTCTCAAATCCGGCAGGCGGCAGTTGATGATGCGCGACGGGGCCGCCTTCCTCATCCTTACCGCGTTCACCGGCATTCTCTTCGCGGTGACACTGTTTCTCTTCCGTTCGTTCTCCTCGCACCGCGATGATCTCGCCGAGGAGGCAGGCAACGCGGGCAAGGCCGCGCTGGCGCAGCACCGCCCGCACGATGCCATCGCTTCCCTGCGCGAGGCCCTCTCCTACGCTCCGAATGATAGGGAGAACCAGCTGCTCCTCGCACAGGCGCTTGGAGAAGATGGACACATCGAAGAGGCAAACAACTACTTCCTCAATCTGCGTGAGGCTGAGCCTGGTGACGGTTTCATCAACCTGCAACTCGCGCGGCTCGCACGCCAGCGCAGGCAGAAGCAGGAGGCCGTCGACTTCTACCGGGCCTCGATCTTTGGCGACTGGAAGGGCGAGGGCGACGTGCATCGCCGCGCGGTCCGGCTCGAGCTTGCCGATTACCTTATCGATCAGAAAGATATGCAAGAGGCGCAGTCCGAGCTCACCATCGTGGCCAGCAACGCACGGTCGATGGCGGACGCTGGTCTCGACCTGACCCTGGGCGATGCCTTTCTGCGGGTGAGCGATTCCAGCAATGCCCTGAAGCTATATCAGAAGGCGATGACAGACGACCCGCGCGATCCTCTCGCCTATGAGAAGGCTGGTCGAGTCGCTTATCGGCAGGGCGACTATGCCCACGCCCGCGACTGGCTGGAGCACGGACTTCGCGAGAGCGCCGGCAATCCGGGATCGGCTGCCGACCCCGAGGGCGATACCGCGACGCTGCTGAAGAACTCCGAACGCCTGCTTGCACTCAGCCCGTCCCTCGCCGCCAGCCGCGCTGACCGCGTCGGACGGGAACTTCACAACCGCACTCTCGCAAAGCAAAGGCTCGATGCCTGCATCAAGCAGGATGTCTCCACCGAACAGATTCCCGCCGCCATGCAGGCGTTGGTCGCCCGCTGGACCGCGACAACTCGAACAAGCACACGCGACGCTCTGCTGCGCGACGCAACCAACGAAGACGAACTGAACAGCCTGATCGACGACACGGAGATCCTCACGGCACAGATCTGCGGCCCCCCGCTGGGCGACGATGCGATGCTGCTCATTCTCGCCCGCCGCGGCGTCCACCGCTAG